In Miscanthus floridulus cultivar M001 chromosome 5, ASM1932011v1, whole genome shotgun sequence, one genomic interval encodes:
- the LOC136453462 gene encoding uncharacterized protein, translated as MESFEFVFILHLMIRVLGMTQDLSQCLQKKNQNIVRAIGLIGSVMRNMNEMRENGWEALFEEVKEFCLLNNIEIPNMEDMIPVRGRSRCRGAKLVSYYHHFHHGIFNVVIDQVYCELNNRFPERSTQLLRCVACLDPRDSFANFEVQKLVELAKIYKDDFCDYDCIKLAGDLRIFIDEVRNDDNFDNCTDLGNLAEKMVQTERDTTFPLVYRLIELALILPVATATVERAFSAMNIIKTERRNKMNDDWLNSSMICFIERDLFASIEDEKILKRFQGLRNRKMNLPNEGSRIEDVGASGSGVNS; from the exons ATGGAGTCATTTGAATTTGTGTTCATATTACATCTTATGATCAGAGTATTGGGGATGACTCAAGACCTGTCACaatgtttgcaaaaaaaaaatcaaaacattgTTCGTGCAATAGGATTAATTGGCTCTGTGatgagaaatatgaatgaaatgaGGGAAAATGGTTGGGAAGCTCTTTTTGAAGAGGTAAAGGAGTTTTGCCTCCTCAACAACATAGAAATTCCTAATATGGAAGATATGATACCAGTTAGAGGTCGTTCGAGATGTCGTGGTGCTAAATTAGTGAGTTACTACCATCATTTTCATCATGGAATTTTCAATGTTGTGATTGATCAAGTTTATTGTGAGTTAAACAATCGATTTCCAGAAAGATCAACTCAACTCTTGAGATGTGTTGCTTGTCTTGATCCGAGGGATTCTTTTGCCAACTTTGAGGTACAAAAGTTAGTTGAGCTTGCTAAAATTTATAAAGATGACTTCTGTGATTATGACTGCATAAAGCTTGCGGGTGACCTTCGTATATTCATTGATGAAGTCAGAAATGATGATAATTTTGACAATTGTACTGATCTTGGTAACCTTGCTGAGAAGATGGTTCAGACTGAAAGAGATACAACTTTTCCTTTGGTGTATCGTCTCATTGAACTTGCATTGATTTTGCCGGTGGCAACAGCAACAGTTGAAAGAGCCTTCTCTGCTATGAATATTATCAAGACCGAGCGAAGaaataaaatgaatgatgattggCTGAATAGTAGCATGATTTGCTTTATTGAGCGGGATTTGTTTGCATCGATTGAAGATGAAAAAATTCTAAAGCGCTTTCAAGGCTTAAGAAACCGTAAGATGAATTTGCCAAATGAGGGCTCAAG AATTGAGGATGTCGGTGCAAGTGGAAGTGGTGTTAATTCATGA
- the LOC136453463 gene encoding protein G1-like7 encodes MDPSGPGPSSVMGAAGGEAPAVAPQRPAQQLSRYESQKRRDWNTFLQYLRNHRPPLTLARCSGAHVIEFLRYLDQFGKTKVHAAVCAYYGQPAPPGPCPCPLRQAWGSLDALIGRLRAAYEESGGTPESNPFAARAVRIYLREVRDSQAKARGIPYEKKKRKRAQQAAAESSTSSSAAAGGSGSGRAAAAAAAASTAQAGGSSAAPSTT; translated from the coding sequence ATGGATCCCTCCGGGCCTGGCCCGTCGTCGGTCATGGGGGCAGCAGGCGGCGAGGCACCGGCCGTGGCGCCGCAGCGTCCGGCGCAGCAGCTGAGTAGGTACGAGTCGCAGAAGCGGAGGGACTGGAACACGTTCCTGCAGTACCTGCGGAACCACCGGCCGCCGCTGACGCTGGCGCGGTGCAGCGGCGCGCACGTGATCGAGTTCCTCAGGTACCTGGACCAGTTCGGCAAGACCAAGGTGCACGCCGCCGTGTGCGCCTACTACGGCCAGCCAGCCCCGCCGGGGCCCTGCCCGTGCCCGCTGCGCCAGGCGTGGGGCTCCCTCGACGCGCTCATCGGCCGCCTGCGCGCGGCGTACGAGGAGAGCGGCGGCACGCCCGAGTCCAACCCCTTCGCCGCGCGCGCCGTGCGGATCTACCTCCGCGAGGTGCGCGACTCGCAGGCCAAGGCGCGCGGCATCCCCTACGAGAAGAAGAAGCGCAAGCGCGCGCAGCAGGCCGCCGCGGAGTCTTCGACGAGCTCGTCCGCTGCTGccggcgggagcgggagcggcagggctgctgcagctgctgctgctgcgtccaCCGCTCAGGCCGGAGGGAGTAGCGCTGCACCGAGCACTACTTGA